Proteins encoded together in one Accipiter gentilis chromosome 16, bAccGen1.1, whole genome shotgun sequence window:
- the CTSB gene encoding cathepsin B, giving the protein MWPSVSILCVLVAFANARSIPYYPPLSSDLVNHINKLNTTWKAGHNFHNTDMSYVKKLCGTFLGGPKLPERVDFAADMELPDNFDARTQWPNCPTINEIRDQGSCGSCWAFGAVEAISDRICVHTNAKVSVEVSAEDLLSCCGFECGMGCNGGYPSGAWRYWTERGLVSGGLYDSHVGCRPYSIPPCEHHVNGSRPPCTGEGGETPRCSRHCEPGYSPSYKEDKHYGITSYGVPHSEKEIMAEIYKNGPVEGAFIVYEDFLMYKSGVYQHVSGEQVGGHAIRILGWGVDNGTPYWLAANSWNTDWGDNGFFKILRGEDHCGIESEIVAGIPSTEQYWKRV; this is encoded by the exons ATGTGGCCGTCCGTGTCCATCCTGTGTGTCCTGGTGGCCTTCGCTAATGCTCGCAGCATTCCTTACTACCCTCCTCTCTCCAGCGACTTGGTCAACCACATAAACAAGCTCAACACTACCTGGAAG GCAGGGCACAACTTCCACAACACTGACATGAGCTATGTGAAGAAGCTCTGCGGCACCTTCCTGGGTGGGCCCAAGCTTCCCGAGAG GGTAGATTTTGCTGCAGACATGGAGCTGCCCGATAATTTTGACGCGCGGACGCAGTGGCCCAACTGTCCGACCATCAATGAGATAAGAGACCAGGGCTCTTGCGGCTCTTGCTGG GCTTTTGGCGCCGTAGAAGCGATTTCAGACAGAATCTGCGTTCACACAAACGCCAAGGTGAGCGTGGAGGTCTCGGCGGAGGACTTGCTGTCGTGCTGCGGCTTCGAGTGCGGCATGGG GTGCAACGGTGGTTACCCCTCCGGCGCGTGGAGGTACTGGACAGAGAGGGGGCTCGTGTCTGGGGGTCTCTACGATTCCCATGTGG GCTGCCGTCCCTACTCCATCCCACCCTGCGAGCACCACGTCAACGGCTCCCGGCCACCGTGcaccggggaagggggggagacCCCCCGGTGCAGCCGGCACTGCGAACCTGGCTACTCCCCCTCGTACAAGGAGGACAAGCACTACG gcATCACATCCTACGGTGTCCCCCACAGCGAGAAGGAAATCATGGCTGAGATCTACAAGAACGGCCCAGTGGAAGGAGCATTTATTGTCTATGAGGACTTCCTGATGTACAAGTCTG GGGTCTACCAGCACGTGTCCGGCGAGCAGGTTGGAGGCCACGCAATCCGGATCCTGGGCTGGGGGGTGGACAACGGCACTCCGTACTGGCTGGCCGCCAACTCCTGGAACACCGACTGGGGCGACAATG GCTTCTTCAAAATTCTCCGAGGAGAGGACCACTGCGGCATCGAGTCCGAGATCGTGGCTGGCATCCCCAGTACGGAGCAGTACTGGAAGAGGGTGTAA